In a single window of the Bradyrhizobium sp. ORS 285 genome:
- a CDS encoding succinate dehydrogenase assembly factor 2 codes for MTGTTRSSQGLDDRRKRLLFRCWHRGTREMDLILGRFADAEIGTLTEGELDQLEQLLEVSDPDFYAAITGARPLPPEQTPALFERIKEFRAVDAD; via the coding sequence ATGACCGGAACGACCCGTTCGAGCCAAGGCCTAGACGACCGTCGCAAGCGGCTGCTGTTCCGCTGCTGGCATCGCGGCACCCGCGAGATGGACCTGATTCTCGGGCGCTTTGCCGACGCCGAGATCGGCACGCTGACCGAGGGCGAGCTGGACCAGCTCGAACAGCTCCTGGAGGTCTCCGATCCGGATTTCTACGCCGCGATCACCGGCGCCCGGCCGCTGCCGCCGGAGCAGACGCCGGCGCTGTTCGAGCGGATCAAGGAATTCCGCGCGGTGGACGCCGATTGA